The Amaranthus tricolor chloroplast, complete genome sequence TGAAATTTATAGTACGAGGAAAATCCGTCGACTTTAAAAATCGTGAGGGTTCAAGTCCCTCTATCCCCAAAAGCTTTTTGACTCCCTAACTAGTTATCTTTTTTTTTCTTTTCAAAATGGATCTGGACGGAAGTGTTTTTCTCTTATAACAAGTCTTGTGATATATATGATAGACATACAAATGGATATCTTTGAACAAGGAGTACTCATTTGAGTGATTCACAATTCATATGATTACTCATAATAATCAAATTATAGACAAATTTCGAATTGGAAAACCAAAGAGATTTCGATACCTAGATAAGACTTTGTAATAACTTTCGTCCTTTTTTTAATTGACATAGACCCAAGTTATCGAGTAAAATGAGAAGATAATGCACCAGAAGGGTGAATGAATGGCCGGGATAGCTCAGTTGGTAGAGCAGAGGACTGAAAATCCTCGTGTCACCAGTTCAAATCTGGTTCTTGGCACATACCTTTTGTATGAGTATATATAATATATTCTACAAATTAACCAATACGGATTGATATACATATTCATTACTAGTCGAGATCATGACACGTACATAAGTTATTTAGCTAGTTATCGCCCAAGATACCCCACCTATCCCTAAAAAAAAAATAGATGGATCCAAAGTTTTTAAAAGTAAAATGAAAATAACGAATTTTTTTATGTTTTCGATTTTTTTTATTTGTTCATATTGTGTTTACTCTCAGACAAAATGCATATTAATACTTCATACATATTCCAAATATTCAAAAAAAGTTGAAACACTCAAATAAAAATAGAGTCTCGAAGAGTTAAAGGATGACGATAAATAAGAATTATCTTAGATAAATTCCAAATAGAATCAGATTCCCTTTGGTATATATTTCTTGATTTCCTAATAATATAAGAATTTATAGGTATAGGACTTTCTGACCCCTCTAAGTAAGTAATTGATGGATACGCGGTACAAAGTTCATAATACATAACTTTTTAGTTCATTCTATCGGTTCTTAGCTCATCCAAAAGAAAACTTTTTCAAATCTCAATGAATTCGTGACTTGTCTTTTATTTTTTTATCTATCCATATTTCATATATAGAATACCTGCGGGACATCAGTTACTCTATTTAATCTAGAGCAGAACATATATAATATAAAAAGTCTTTATGTCGTAGAAGTGAAAATAAATTCCTTACCATTCAATAAGCATCTTGTATTTCATAAAAATTGGGGACAATATAATCCTTACGTAGGGGCCATCCTATCCAACTTTCAGGCATTAAAATACGTTTCAAGCGTGGATGATTATCATAGGAGATTCCCAACATATCATAAGATTCCCGTTCTTGAAAATCCGCGCTTTTCCAAACCCAGAAAACGGACGGAATTCTAGGATTCCTCCTTGAAGCAAATACTTTTATGCATACTTCTTCTGGTTGATCCACACCGTATTCTATTCTCGTAAGATGATACACACTAGCTAACAGCCCGCCTGGTGCTACATCATAAGCACATTGAGAACGTAAATAATTGTAACCATATACATATAAAATAACAGCAATGGAATGCCAATCTTCGGGCTTTATTTGTAAAGTCTCTATTCCTTGGTAATCGAAGCCCAAAGATCTATGAACTAGCCCGTGTTTGACTAGCCAAGCAGACAAACGACCCTGCATCTTGTTTATATCTCCTTCCTTTTTTGTATAAATATTTTACATTGACTTTAACGATACGATGAGATTTATCAAAAACGATACGATGAGATTTATCAAAATTGACTTGCTGCTTACAATTCCAAAAACAAAAAAAAAGAATCCTGTTTAATTCACTAATTCATGGGAAGATGATGAGCTTTTGTACTTGAAAAATGTTTCATGAGGAATCTCGGAAGTAGATCGAATTTTATATTTATAAAGCAATTCTTGATCATAATTTCCGGTATGAATGCTACGCTCAACACGAAACTTGTGATTGATAGTAAAACATCGATTCTTCTGTTGAGACTTAATTCTATCTTCATAGATTTCCCGAGATATTTTTTTACGAAGTTTTGTTATAGCATCTATAACTGCTTCTGGTTTAGGGGGGCAGCCCGGCAAATAGACATCCACAGGAATTAGTTTATCGACCCCTCGAACAGTACTATAAGAATCGGTACTGAACATCCCTCCTGTAATTGTACATGCTCCCATAGCAATAACATATTTTGGTTCAGGCATTTGCTCATATAATCTCACTAAAGAAGGTGCCATTTTCATTGTTACGGTACCTGCTGTTAAAATTAGATCCGCTTGTCTAGGGCTCGATCTGGGTACCAGTCCATAACGATCAAAGTCGAATCGCGAGCCTATTAATGAAGCAAATTCAATGAAGCAACAACTGGTACCGTAGAGAAGCGGCCATAAACTCGAGAGCCTTGACCAATTTGAAAGATCATTTGATGTAGTTGAAATAACTGAATTTTGGGCTATTCGATCAAGTAGTGGAAACTCAATGGAATTCATAACTGTTTCAATCTTATTTTTTTTTTCTTTTTTTTTTTTATTGTCGGAATATTCGGGGATTAAGACCATTCCAATGCTCCCTTTCGCCATGCATAAACTAAACCAACAATTAGGATAAGCACGAAAATTAAAGCTTCTATAAATACGGATACACCCAATATATCAAAACTCATTGCCCATGGATAAAGAAAAACGGTTTCAACATCAAAAACAACAAAAACTAGCGCAAACATATAATAACGGATTCGAAATTGTAACCAAGCATCCCCCATAGGTTCTATACCTGATTCATAAGTCGAAAGTTTCTCGGGTCCTTTGCTATTCGGAGCTAAAATTCCGGAAACTAGAAATGCTAAAATAGGAATAACACTTGATATTATTAAAAATGCCCAAAAAATATCATATTCATAAAGTAGAAACATAGACGGACTCCTTATGAATGTGGAAAATATGTCGAATTAGTTGATTCGAATTGGAATTCTCAAATTATCTATAACTCTAACTCTTTTAGTTAAAACAACAATTTATTTTGAGTGAACCGCCTAACCAACCGAGTTACGTTTGTTTACTGCGGGATGTGTTTCGTTTCAAGAGTGATTGACTCGAATCTTATTTCTGTTTTGTTTTCCATTCCACTTGTAATTTTTATTCTATATTATAGAATTATTCTATTGTTCTTATCTTATATATACAAATAAAACTTTCTCACTTTCACCTCGATTTTATATAACTAAAGAAAGAAAAGATTGAACCGGAAAAAAATCATAATTCAATTTGGAATTTTTTTCTTTCTTTCCGCTTTTTTTATTTATATTATTTATATATTATTTATAATAGAGAATTCTCGTGTAAGAGAATGTTGAAGAATTTCGATTTTAGAATTGGAATTATGTTGGTATAGTTTATTTAATTCTAATTCCGACAGAGTATTTCTATTGATTGTATAAGGAAAGAAAAGACTACTTGTTTTGCGCTTTGATAGGTAAGGTATATAAAGACAAAAAGTCTCTTTGCCGATGAAACGTTGGCAAAGAGACTTTTTCAAACCGAGGCTTGGATACAAATTAAATTCTATTAAACAAATCATATCACAGTTAAATAGGGTGTTCCTCGATCTATTTATTCCATTCAATTATAGTTGATTAGGTTGGAATGAATTATTAATATTCATTCGCTAGTATATAAATTTACTAGGGCTATACGGACTCGAACCGTAGACCTTCTCGGTAAAACAGATCAAACTTATTATTCGCAAAATGATTTGAACTGTTTCAAAGACCCAACATGCATTTTTTTTTGCATTGGGCTCTTTCATTAACTGATATAAATACCAGTTAGTCCACCATATTTTTTCTTGATAGAAAGAAAATGGTTCCATGTGCTCCGATTCATTATTTATTTGAATTTTGATTCAAAAGCACTACCAAAGTGTTTCAAAGAAGAGTTATATTGACGTAGGTCTGCCTTTGGCCTAGATCAATTGAAAAATTAAATGGAGTCTCTATCGTTCGGATTAACGAATCCAATATGAAACTTCATACACCTTAAAGTTCATAGGACGAAAAGAGATTTTTTGAGGCCCTTATACTCATTATGCCTAGCATTTAATAGGCTGGGTATTTACCCTATCAATATCTCAAATCAATAATGGGTTCTGTTTGGTAATGGTAACTAAACGGACACTTAACTTAAATCGGACCAAACTAGAACTTATTGTCAGGCTATTGTTCTCTTGTTTTGTTTCCTATAAAGTCATAGAGTAAGACATCGATTTATCAAAAAGATTAATTCTTTTGATTGCATGATGGACTCCCCTGAAAAACATTGGCGCGCGTGTAAACGAGGTGCTCTACCAACTGAGCTATAGCCCTTGTACTTATGCTCCCTATTTTAGCATGTAGATAATTTCTTGTCAAGATAAATATTCCACGATCCAACATCATAGTTCTTTGATCTGTTTAATTAATATTGCTTAATAAGCAATATTGGATTTATAATCTATCTATCTGATAGTTATATTTAGTCCTCTTTGGAATGATAAAAGACCTACTTAACTCAGCGGTTAGAGTACTGCTTTCATACGGCGGGAGTCATTGGTTCAAATCCAATAGTAGGTAAAACTTATTAGATACCCTCGATTCGGGGTATCTAATAAATTTTTCTATTTCTTTTTTTTTTTTTTGTTGCATTCTATATATAGATTCTACCGACAAGGGAACTTCTTTTGATTATTCGGACGCACCAACAGCTTACGAAATTGTATTGCGAGCCTCTACTCGTGTCCTAGCTCGTCTGAGAGCTAGATTTGCTTCAATTAATTGTCTCTTTCCTTCCGCCTTCTTCAAGTTAGCTTCTGCTATTTCAAGAGTTTCCTGAGCTTCTTGTGGATCAATGTCACTACCCTTCTCAGCATCATTTACTAAAATAGTAATCTGATTATTGCTTATTCTAGCAAAACCGCCCATCAGAGCCATTGTTGACCATTGGTCGTCAAGGCCTAACATTCTTAAAACACCTATATCTACGGCTGTCGCAGTAGCGGCATGGTCTTTTAATACGCCGATTTGGCCACTATTAGTAGATAAAATGATTGCTTTTACTTGTGAATTCCAAACACTTCGATTAGGAGTCAGTACACAAAGATTTAAGGTCATTTCTTTAATTTGCTCTCCATTTCTAAGTTTATAGCTTTCGTGGTAGCTTCATCGATGTTACCTACCAAATAAAAGGCTTGTTCGGGAAGACCATCTAATTCTCCGGAAAGAATTAATTGAAATCCTCTAATTGTTTCTGCTAGGCCAACATATTTTCCTGGAGAGCCTGTAAATACTTCTGCTACGAAAAAGGGTTGTGATAAGAAACGCTCAATTTTTCGTGCTCTTGCTACAGTTAAACGATCTTCTTCAGATAATTCGTCCAATCCAAGGATAGCGATAATATCTTGAAGTTCTTTGTAACGTTGTAAGGTTTGCTTAACTCTTTGCGCAGTTTCATAATGTTCCTCGCCAACGATCCTAGGTTGGAGCATAGTTGACGTTGAATCTAACGGATCCACCGCTGGATAGATCCCTTTGGCCGCCAATCCTCTTGATAGTACGGTAGTAGCATCTAAATGTGCAAATGTCGTGGCAGGAGCGGGGTCGGTCAAATCGTCTGCAGGTACATAAACTGCTTGAATCGAAGTTATGGACCCTTCTTTTGTAGAAGTAATTCTTTCCTGTAACGAGCCCATTTCGGTACTAAGAGTAGGTTGATAGCCCACAGCGGAAGGCATTCTACCCAATAAGGCAGATACTTCAGATCCTGCTTGGACGAAACGGAAGATATTGTCGATAAATAAAAGTACGTCTTGCTCATTAACATCTCGGAAATATTCCGCCATAGTTAGGGCAGTTAACCCAACTCTCATACGTGCCCCCGGCGGTTCATTCATTTGACCATAGACTAAAGCCACTTTTGACTCTGCAATATTTTGTTCATTGATAACTCCGGATTCTTTCATTTCCATGTAAAGATCATTTCCTTCACGAGTACGTTCACCTACTCCGCCAAATACGGATACGCCCCCATGAGCTTTTGCAATGTTGTTGATCAATTCCATAATGAGTACTGTTTTACCCACTCCTGCTCCCCCAAACAGTCCTATTTTTCCTCCACGGCGATAAGGAGCTAAAAGATCTACCACTTTAATTCCGGTTTCAAAAATAGACAATTTTGTATCTAACTGTGTAAAGGCGGGCGCAGATCTATGAATAGGAGATGTTGTGCTGGTGTCTACGGGACCTAAATTATCAACAGGTTCCCCAAGCACGTTAAAAATTCGTCCGAGAGTCGTGCCGCCGACTGGAACGCTTAAAGGAGCTCCTGTGTCAATAACTTCCATTCCTCGTGTTAGACCATCTGTAGCACTCATAGCTACAGCCCTAACTCGATTATTTCCTAATAACTGTTGTACCTCACAAGTCACATTAATTGGTTGACCACTAGTATCTCGACCCTTAACTACTAGAGCATTGTAAATATTGGGCATCTTGCCTGGAGGAAAAGCTACGTCCAGGACCGGACCAATAATTTGAGCGATACGCCCCAGGTTTTTTTTTTCAAGCGTGGAAACCCCAGAACCAGAAGTAGTAGGATTGATTGTCATAATATTATAGTTAAAATATGTCGAAATTTTTTGCGAAAATGAAAATTATCGAATCCAAAAAAAAAAAATGTCCGATAGCAAGTTGATCGATTAATTAAATAAGAAATAGGAGTTAGCAATCCATTTTGTTGGTACCATCCAAACGAATCAAATTCAACCCACCTATTTTCAAAATATCAAATAAATGGATGACCAAAAATCCTGAGAAAGTCTTTTATTTGCCTATCATTCTAGACAATACTTTCTATATTATCTACAGAAATCGAACCCGAACTCTAAACTCTATTTTTTTTTATGATTCATTATTTCTATCGAACTGGGACCTAGTTCGTATTTAGTATATAGATTTATGTCTAGCCTTTTCATGATGGAATTCCGCATATTTTCACATCTAGGATATACATATACAACATATACCCCTGTCAAGGGTAAATTTCGAATTATTTAATTCGTTCCATTTAAATGGGGACAAAGGGGTTAATAAATTAGAAACCTAAAGAACAACTGTTACGGTTGGGTTGCGCCATATATATGAAAGAGTATACAATAATGATGTATTTGGCGAATCAAATACATGGTCTATTAACGAACCATTTTGATTAGTTGATAATATTAATTGAGAATTTTATGAAAGATTCTTGTAAAAGGTTTTCTTAAGGCCGAATTTATGTCGAGTAGACCTTGTTGCTTTGTTGTAAAAAATTTAAAATTGAATTTGTAGGGAGGGACTTATGTCACCACAAACAGAGACTAAAGCAAGTGTTGGATTTAAAGCTGGTGTTAAAGATTACCGATTGACTTATTATACTCCTGAGTATGAAACCCTAGATACTGATATCTTGGCAGCATTCCGAGTAACTCCTCAACCTGGAGTTCCACCTGAAGAAGCGGGGGCTGCAGTAGCTGCCGAATCTTCTACTGGTACATGGACAAGTGTATGGACCGACGGACTTACCAGTCTTGATCGTTACAAAGGACGATGCTACAACATCGAGCCCGTTGCTGGAGAAGAAAATCAATATATTTGTTATGTAGCGTATCCTTTAGACCTTTTTGAAGAAGGTTCTGTTACTAACATGTTTACTTCCATTGTGGGTAACGTATTTGGGTTCAAAGCTTTGCGTGCTCTACGTTTGGAAGATTTGCGAATCCCTGTTGCTTATGTCAAAACTTTCCAAGGCCCGCCTCACGGTATCCAGGTTGAAAGAGATAAATTGAACAAGTATGGTCGTCCCCTATTGGGATGCACTATTAAACCCAAATTGGGGTTATCCGCTAAAAACTATGGTCGAGCATGTTATGAATGTCTTCGTGGTGGACTTGATTTTACCAAAGATGATGAAAACGTGAATTCCCAGCCGTTCATGCGTTGGAGAGACCGTTTCCTATTTTGTGCCGAAGCTATTTATAAATCACAAGCCGAAACAGGTGAAATCAAAGGGCATTATTTGAATGCTACCGCAGGTACTTGCGAAGAAATGATAAAAAGAGCTGTATTTGCTAGAGAGTTGGGAGTTCCAATCGTAATGCATGACTACTTAACAGGTGGATTCACTGCAAATACTAGCTTGTCTCAGTATTGCCGAGACAATGGTCTACTTCTTCACATCCACCGTGCAATGCACGCAGTTATTGATAGACAGAAGAATCATGGTATGCACTTCCGTGTACTAGCTAAAGCGTTACGTCTGTCTGGTGGAGACCATATTCATTCTGGTACCGTAGTAGGTAAGCTTGAAGGGGAAAGAGATATTACTTTAGGCTTTGTTGATTTACTACGTGATGATTATACTGAAAAAGACAGAAGTCGCGGTATCTTTTTCACTCAATCTTGGGTTTCCACACCTGGTGTTCTTCCTGTTGCTTCAGGAGGTATTCACGTTTGGCATATGCCTGCTCTAACCGAAATCTTCGGGGATGATTCTGTACTACAGTTTGGTGGAGGAACTTTAGGACACCCTTGGGGGAATGCACCGGGTGCTGTAGCGAATCGAGTAGCTCTAGAAGCATGTGTACAAGCTCGTAATGAGGGACGTGACCTTGCTCGCGAGGGTAATACAATTATTCGTGAAGCTGCTAAATGGAGTCCTGAACTAGCTGCTGCTTGTGAAGTATGGAAGGAAATCAAATTTGAATTCCCGGCAATGGATACAATTTAGTCTAAGTCATTAATGTTCGGTCTCTTAATTGAATTGTAATTAAACTCGGCCCAATCTTTTACTAAAAAGGATTGAGCCGAATACAATTTTTGTATATATCTTGTATCTCTCTATTTATAGAAACTTCTTTTTATATACAAGCAAGATCTTCAATTCAAAATTGAATACTAAACAACTCAAACTTTCTATTATTGTCTTGGATCCACAATTAATCCTACGGATCCCTAGGATTGGTAGAATTGGTAGATTCTTATACATATTCCGTGGGTTCGGCCTATGACTGTGGATATTAAGTCAAGTATACGAACTCCTTCTACCTATCTTGTATATTGTCCTTTTCGTTCCGTATTAGAATAGAAACTTATTCGGTCTTATATTAGACGGGATTCGACGAAAAAAAAATTCTTCATTTCATAAAATAGAAGATATATTCTTTATTTTTTTTATATAAATTTGACCTGACCTTGGAAATTCTGCCTTTTTTCTTTTTCTTTAGAATTTTTTCGAATTTTAAAGATAAAGAAAAAAGTTCTATCATATTCATATACAACGAAGTTATATCACGGATTTGTACAAGAAAGAATTACTTCTTTCAATAGAATATACTTAAGAATACTTACTCATTTTTCGTTAATAATCTGCGTGATTGGATCTAGATGCTTATTCTGACAAGAAATGTTCAAATTGATTTTCATCGAATGACTATTCATCTATTTTATTTTCATGCGAATAGGGGGCAAGAAAGCTCTATGAAAAAATGGTGGTTCAATTCGATGTTGTCTAAGAAAGGGTTCGAACATAAGTGTGGATTAAGTAAATCAATGGACAGTCTTGGTCCTATTGAAAATACCAGTAGAAAGGAAGATCCGAGTCTAAATGATACAGAAAAAAGCATTCATAGTTGGAGAAATGGTGACAATTCTAGTTACAGCAGTAATATTGATAATTTCTTTCGTGTCAGGGACATTCCGAATTTCATCTCTGATGATACTTTTTTACTTATAGATAGTAGGGGGGACAGTTATTCCATATATTTTGATATTGAAAATCAAATTTTTGAGATTGATAACGATCATTCTTTTCTGAGTGAACTACAAAGTTCTTTTTCGAAGTATTGGACTTCAAGTTATCTGAACTCGAAATCTAAGAGTGACGATACTTATAACGATCGTTCCGGATATTATACTAAAGATAGTTGGAATAATCACATTAATAATTGCATTGACAGTTATCTTCATTCTCAAATCAGTATTGGGAGTTCCATCCTAAGTGGTAGTGACAATTCCAGTGACAGTTACATTTTGAATTACATTTTTAATGAAAGTGGAAATAGGAGTGAAAATTTCAGTAAAAGAACGAGCACAAATGATAGTAATTTACCTAGAATAGAAAGTTCTAATAATCTTGATGTAACTCAAAAATATAAACATTTGTGGGTTCAATGTGAAAATTGTTATGCATTAAATTATAAGAAATTGCTTAAGTCAAAAATGGGTATTTGTGAACAATGTGGATATCATTTGAAAATTAATAGTTCAGATAGAATCGAACTTCTGATTGATCCGGGTACTTGGAATCCTATGGATGAAGATATGGTCTCTATGGATCCTATTGAATTTCATTCAGAGGAGGAAGCTTATAAAGATCGTATTGATTCTTATCAAACAAAGACAGGTTTAACTGAAGCTGTTCAAACAGGTATAGGTCAAATAAATGGTATTTCTATAGCAATTGGGGTTATGGATTTTGAGTTTATGGGAGGTAGTATGGGATCTGTAGTAGGGGAAAAAATCACCCGATTGATTGAATATGCTGCCAATAAAACCCTACCCCTTATTATAGTATGTGCTTCCGGGGGGGCACGCATGCAAGAAGGAAGCTTGAGCTTAATGCAAATGGCGAAAATATCGTCTGTTTTATATGATTATCAATCAAATAAAAAGTTATTCTATGTGTCAATCCTTACATCGCCTACTACTGGTGGGGTGACAGCCAGTTTTGGCATGTTGGGGGATATTATTATTGCCGAACCTAATGCCTACATTGCATTTGCGGGTAAAAGAGTAATTGAACAAACATTGAATAAGACAGTACCTGAAGGTTCACAAGCAGCCGAATTTTTATTCCATAAAGGTTTATTTGATCCAATCGTACCACGTAATCTTTTAAAAGGCGTTCTAAGTGAGTTATTTCAACTGCATGCTTTTTTTCCTTTGAATCAAAATAAAGTCGCGGATTAAAGTTTAAAGTCAATTATTTTATTTGTGTCAAAAAGTATTTTTTTTTTATTGGAATCTATCGGAATAAAAGGAAAAACCAGAAATGAAGGATGGGGTTTTTTCGTTGGCGATATCCTAATTTTTGAATAAAAAAACAAAGACTTCAAAAATAGCTTTTTTAGATCTTTCAATATTTTTTGTGAATCTTTATTAACAATACCCCTTGGATCAAACTATAACGAATCCTTTGTAAATTTAATTTATAAGAAATCGTGTATTTTCTTGTAGTAGAAGCAAAATAAAGAAAAAAAAGATGACGAATACTAAAGTAAAGTTGATTATCATATATTATATGTAGAAAGTGAATTTCTTTTGTAGTTCTACATTCCTTGTACTTCTTAATATACTATATTAATTATATTAATTTTATAGAATTAGAATTCTAATTAATTTATTAATATAATAACAATAACATAATAACAACAAAAAATATAACAAACAGGTACAATTACAATACAATTATAGTAAATCGAGGTAATAACTATGAACTTTCCCTCTATTTTTGTGCCTTTAGTAGGCCTAGTATTTCCGGCAATTGCAATGGCGTCTTTATTTATTTATGTTCAAAAAAATAAGATTGTTTAGATTTTCGGGTTCAAATCTCATTTTTCAAGACTTAGACTTGAATCATAACATAGATATCTATTTAGTGGAATGGTATACCACGCGATTTCTTATGAACATAAACGAATGAACATAAACGAAAGAACCCTTACTTTAAATGTATGTGGAAAGATGACGACATAGGAGTACATGTTATTTTTTTGATCTAACTAAAAAGGAAAATAGAAATAAATATTTACGTAGGATATTTAAATAGAAAGTGAAACACATCCGACATCAGAATAGGACTAGTTGATGAGAGTTACCTCGGAAACAAGACAGAGTAAGGAAAGTACAATTCATTTGAGGTATTTTTCAATTCAAATTAAATGTAACCAAATCTAGTATGAATTGGCGCTCAGAACGTATATGGATAGAACTTATAACGGGATCTCGAAAAATAAGTAATTTCTCTTGGGCCTTTATCCTTTTTTTAGGTTCATTAGGATTCGTATTGGTTGGAATTTCCAGCTATCTTGGTAGGAATTTGCTATCTTTATTTCCCACCCAGCAAATTCTTTTTTTTCCACAAGGAATTGTGATGTCTTTCTATGGGATCGCGGGCCTCTTTATTAGCTCTTATTTGTGGTGTACAATTTCGTGGAATGTAGGTAGTGGTTATGATCTTTTCGATAAAAAAGAAGGAATAGTATGTATTTTTCGTTGGGGATTCCCTGGAAAAAATCGTCGCATCCTTTTCCGATATCTTATAAAGGATATCCAATCTATTAGAATAGAACTTAAAGAGGGTATTTCTACTCGTCGTGTTCTTTATCTGGAAATTAGAGGCCAGGGAGCCATTCCTTTGACGCGTACTGATGAAAATATGACTCCACGAGAAATTGAACAAAAAGCTGCTGAATTGGCCTCTTTTTTGCGTGTACCAATTGAAGTATTTTGAAAAAGAAAGCGATTCTGCCACGTATTCATGGACAGGCAGGAATTGCTTTGCTTTCACTTTTCGCAATTTCAATAGCCGTAAACACTCTTTTTTTTTCTTCAGTGGACTCTTTTTTCTATTTCTGTATTCTTTCGCGAGTCAAGGACTAATTAGCACTATCAAATCACAAAAAAACAAAGAAGAGATTCATGGATTCGATACATTGGAATAGAATTCATGTTTGAGAAAAATATTAGATCGCAGAACGTCGACGAACGCGACAGGTTCATTAACAATTTATAGATGAAAAATAAAATGGAAAAAAAGAAAATATTTATTCCTTTTCTATATCTTATATCTATAGTATTTTTACCCTGGTGGATCTCTTTATCATTTCAAAAAAGTCTGGAATCTTGGGTTACTAATTGGTGGAATACTAAGCAATCAGAAACTTTTTTGAACGATATTCAAGAAAATAATCTTCTAGAAAAATTCATCGAATTAGAGGAGCTCCACTTGTTGGACGAAATGATAAAGGAATACCCGGAAACACATCTACAAAAGCTTCGTATA is a genomic window containing:
- the rbcL gene encoding ribulose-1,5-bisphosphate carboxylase/oxygenase large subunit; translation: MSPQTETKASVGFKAGVKDYRLTYYTPEYETLDTDILAAFRVTPQPGVPPEEAGAAVAAESSTGTWTSVWTDGLTSLDRYKGRCYNIEPVAGEENQYICYVAYPLDLFEEGSVTNMFTSIVGNVFGFKALRALRLEDLRIPVAYVKTFQGPPHGIQVERDKLNKYGRPLLGCTIKPKLGLSAKNYGRACYECLRGGLDFTKDDENVNSQPFMRWRDRFLFCAEAIYKSQAETGEIKGHYLNATAGTCEEMIKRAVFARELGVPIVMHDYLTGGFTANTSLSQYCRDNGLLLHIHRAMHAVIDRQKNHGMHFRVLAKALRLSGGDHIHSGTVVGKLEGERDITLGFVDLLRDDYTEKDRSRGIFFTQSWVSTPGVLPVASGGIHVWHMPALTEIFGDDSVLQFGGGTLGHPWGNAPGAVANRVALEACVQARNEGRDLAREGNTIIREAAKWSPELAAACEVWKEIKFEFPAMDTI
- the atpE gene encoding ATP synthase CF1 epsilon subunit → MTLNLCVLTPNRSVWNSQVKAIILSTNSGQIGVLKDHAATATAVDIGVLRMLGLDDQWSTMALMGGFARISNNQITILVNDAEKGSDIDPQEAQETLEIAEANLKKAEGKRQLIEANLALRRARTRVEARNTIS
- the atpB gene encoding ATP synthase CF1 beta subunit, whose translation is MTINPTTSGSGVSTLEKKNLGRIAQIIGPVLDVAFPPGKMPNIYNALVVKGRDTSGQPINVTCEVQQLLGNNRVRAVAMSATDGLTRGMEVIDTGAPLSVPVGGTTLGRIFNVLGEPVDNLGPVDTSTTSPIHRSAPAFTQLDTKLSIFETGIKVVDLLAPYRRGGKIGLFGGAGVGKTVLIMELINNIAKAHGGVSVFGGVGERTREGNDLYMEMKESGVINEQNIAESKVALVYGQMNEPPGARMRVGLTALTMAEYFRDVNEQDVLLFIDNIFRFVQAGSEVSALLGRMPSAVGYQPTLSTEMGSLQERITSTKEGSITSIQAVYVPADDLTDPAPATTFAHLDATTVLSRGLAAKGIYPAVDPLDSTSTMLQPRIVGEEHYETAQRVKQTLQRYKELQDIIAILGLDELSEEDRLTVARARKIERFLSQPFFVAEVFTGSPGKYVGLAETIRGFQLILSGELDGLPEQAFYLVGNIDEATTKAINLEMESKLKK
- the psaI gene encoding photosystem I subunit VIII is translated as MNFPSIFVPLVGLVFPAIAMASLFIYVQKNKIV
- the ndhK gene encoding NADH-plastoquinone oxidoreductase subunit K, whose product is MVLIPEYSDNKKKKEKKNKIETVMNSIEFPLLDRIAQNSVISTTSNDLSNWSRLSSLWPLLYGTSCCFIEFASLIGSRFDFDRYGLVPRSSPRQADLILTAGTVTMKMAPSLVRLYEQMPEPKYVIAMGACTITGGMFSTDSYSTVRGVDKLIPVDVYLPGCPPKPEAVIDAITKLRKKISREIYEDRIKSQQKNRCFTINHKFRVERSIHTGNYDQELLYKYKIRSTSEIPHETFFKYKSSSSSHELVN
- the ndhJ gene encoding NADH-plastoquinone oxidoreductase subunit J produces the protein MQGRLSAWLVKHGLVHRSLGFDYQGIETLQIKPEDWHSIAVILYVYGYNYLRSQCAYDVAPGGLLASVYHLTRIEYGVDQPEEVCIKVFASRRNPRIPSVFWVWKSADFQERESYDMLGISYDNHPRLKRILMPESWIGWPLRKDYIVPNFYEIQDAY
- the ndhC gene encoding NADH-plastoquinone oxidoreductase subunit 3 gives rise to the protein MFLLYEYDIFWAFLIISSVIPILAFLVSGILAPNSKGPEKLSTYESGIEPMGDAWLQFRIRYYMFALVFVVFDVETVFLYPWAMSFDILGVSVFIEALIFVLILIVGLVYAWRKGALEWS
- the accD gene encoding acetyl-CoA carboxylase beta subunit; the protein is MDSLGPIENTSRKEDPSLNDTEKSIHSWRNGDNSSYSSNIDNFFRVRDIPNFISDDTFLLIDSRGDSYSIYFDIENQIFEIDNDHSFLSELQSSFSKYWTSSYLNSKSKSDDTYNDRSGYYTKDSWNNHINNCIDSYLHSQISIGSSILSGSDNSSDSYILNYIFNESGNRSENFSKRTSTNDSNLPRIESSNNLDVTQKYKHLWVQCENCYALNYKKLLKSKMGICEQCGYHLKINSSDRIELLIDPGTWNPMDEDMVSMDPIEFHSEEEAYKDRIDSYQTKTGLTEAVQTGIGQINGISIAIGVMDFEFMGGSMGSVVGEKITRLIEYAANKTLPLIIVCASGGARMQEGSLSLMQMAKISSVLYDYQSNKKLFYVSILTSPTTGGVTASFGMLGDIIIAEPNAYIAFAGKRVIEQTLNKTVPEGSQAAEFLFHKGLFDPIVPRNLLKGVLSELFQLHAFFPLNQNKVAD